In Drosophila yakuba strain Tai18E2 chromosome X, Prin_Dyak_Tai18E2_2.1, whole genome shotgun sequence, a single genomic region encodes these proteins:
- the LOC6524071 gene encoding uncharacterized protein LOC6524071, with translation MEDSEDDVVEVSCDRTMEKKVRAKLLEIRKFVPFIRRVRKDFQKTLSKVQGQRLDALVGLLERENVSMNSLNKIEGIIEKLKTRFKPRIEVDTGEIIDISDNTEYDSTASTSSGSTTQPPDQGERSSPLSPSAHTKLSSVEPARRLNGSLNLASAATKAKPATPKELELERRSKATCSIYTKTSSVVAMEIPVSPAISKVSGSLNSPKTPSSKPSDEVQLTSPEPRTSRQAVAQDMTTPTIPEPTSAAAKKLHQHSSPSPGSRGVLAAMQKALMEEKKQRASAQKATTNAAPQPEVNFSRRSYTTSPQLTRRSPAKPVNADSPDFARRSRSLVQPAPRQEASPRQSKKDVPVSSSVQDLPALVSASTPSPANTLEEARKKLAALRDGAGTAPCMPILSSNINDPRGRKGQNLPKTNINNDNDISLTLPPPARTPSPIPPPPSMRPGTWAPFSNAPLESGCAIQRAPRRNSVSPGDSRAFGDALAQDPGLEPRSFYGIDSREPRDPRIWKNKSAQQQQQQQLTPQAQVPPYASDPRRATSIYSGYEESANRGQSNSNNNNHNHNVNANGNSCKSNWSGNQNGSGSNPRPFPNNQYGNEYAGGFNGSHSFRGGFRGGHNNRGFGNPGSRYERPKDVPRTYGEHRKAKARAEAEAKAKAAAELRQLEAEVMRQLEAEEKRRQLAAEKKQKSDESEAEKSKTPMTNLPELDTSYRNVTLGPLSKKLDFRIPKKTLPAAATITSTSSVNGNGDNLGCSSNSPASKSCDAKQDKDTYKNKDRHLDKTKDKDKVDKGKEKPESTLDKSEKHHKPQDKKANDKEKNKSDKKEKKRLNREHEKKSKVESSRELMDSNSVVSEDSSENTDNLENEPPLSETNSSPVPELPPGTPDSQQAQPVSEELDILAKIRKTSGTGTKSSLTSSAKAAPKRQLDGGDEDTLEKPTKKNCGTLVAKPANEKSEDDTIEENKSTKKVSKECDETKEEEEDTELDKPPKISKIKIVLGPNAHSLVVHSDDDIKSREQKFMDNKTFNDDHDDEEVPGPSLQFLHRIMKRRSSMAPTYSKPLVDKDKISSSSFTYEDLPEQKRGSQNARNLANMFKKTDDNCSLSTHNIITGKRRTRGCEASFNETQLSRSCFGLGQINRTRAKVSEGKATRAKTPAPAKDSMRADVNAVAPIPPPNRKRKRQTVHKESPDVQVEPKKARLEAEELKEVSDTADERPAENNVEVSQMKEDVKSAEPLPVSEIETTPKPRAKPRRKRNELDKLNEDIAQMYYGEEVLRATGRRACTRRSRTPSLARSSSRHSRTSSLSQGDSISTVSDCSSIFVRNTARRGKAFRTSESGINRATFKATKDAKKPMLCRVRIQRCAALLKMLKDEEKDEQKKKDERKQTKPLKKAVEKGKSKKNTIANINPEWHSKSMAVIKCVVCSKLIRRSPLCHYMMCHKEHYAARLPPDVLIELRDGRGNRPDYWISQRGIHTLHFTCPFCQKPLLLCQLGLIDHLSAHMGESRFHCSRCNMPQNRLSRLQAHTATCGPGAKPVSSNNGRLPMSVHVCHICQFLQYSRENMDRHLMVQHGLTKEEMQGIAPEELLICDTTDVPAAESNEDGRVIVRGTQDNRPKPSTSKSIKKSKQQKKANMRFIKMVKKSVRLVKREREEQDEQKETQEAQVQVQEDEGPAVKMEDDLEVPELPPPPPEREPVLVVNECLMNSEMDTDLEEVLEQSVQNTTLMVDEKPVVLLGGCTELAEPTVPNPEPADDPSAQEEDGDSADEHVDVETVVAFPQPQPQPQPALTATSIVTSMATEVSLAELAGDVLDGIGSDGSDVENDDDSEQEDTNNENVDEANNRSSDDDGALTDEWVDLETAKSNSKASKSIFHVFNRFCSRLNKGPRSSKAVPSNGSQCSDGSNDDVPDPSELMPTMQPLEPEPEPEPEPEDLSTSTGAKSLTKRVENVAFRKSSSDEDQHRLASYYCVQPGCPFLFSDELEGLENHFALEHPLVRWSGKCGMCHQKLNATETNLGISEELRHMRDVHMQDRSNLPPQPSTEEIPAVVELQPESQPESTPDPVPVLCKLRVRRFTGDRLVADSQAEKTQPEEIVSPDADNQQNGMLRDLLAAEPRPPNQQSDFHASGLGEFLSAKPDSTEPSAEPAEQQLVIVGYPSGLGLKISQVFSRTQISEDAVLSPVVNDPLPVEASAPAAVEENRNRFRCMANNCNFTAHKVMFVREHMKFHSFSFSSGHLNCAYCSHVAVDVDDYLRHGVIIHDLAPRSDLESSTGPPSVSQKIRDMLNLRDSASSGGVSTATTTVAAQSAINGNEPAAAGSTAGPTYLGSLSDVILGLLKPTGYSDDKLFACPLKGCIVRLAGEQFVNHLRYHIRSTHMVSGLVRCKFCPRAMQPPALRTHLQQYHARHSIFCGICLATSVNKLIMLYHMRTVHCRAYNRTNRPIEFVPLPVKPDAAKKSVETQCSVAVLEQPFGNLQMQNFQRKLFEEMDRRCSGTKTEFRSSEVHLLPSQPMFQQPLRCAECPFSSSVRTNMQVHLYEHKGENIREAYKREEVLAVREATVQAGAVVAPQRPVIDLEKPSTSGQSCDTAPPPQPEPVVPGTHKPVKPPFNFVPSDLRYRCGFFLCGLLCSSETAMRKHMMANHKYSEGVSCPHCKKSQGHVCVEKYTDHLSMHKRYIFQCGSCSRHNSRRAIERHIQERHLNKNVDLIVHRHSDTNETTDARWLKAPKLAREATMEYTCNLCLQCFPTTVQIMAHAASVHERNYQYHCPYCAFGGNFATVLIEHILREHPERDVQPVQIYQRIVCKSKQTLGFYCTICHKAATSYQKMAAHCEEKHMSRSQVQCPHCVFGHSLERQVALHIHETHPNENGLAVVQFERVLNEIPDSISWEMGRPIEIDLEKEKEQNNEQGVFLPLNQSRDSGVRQLQEPQIVTEVVDLLDSDDETDEPSENDEPKIMEFACTHCGGTNTNLPDLRTQHWARDHPDQPFYFRVQPLLLCCECKSFKGNAKALREHLLREHGILKIVAADIRQPSECAYCDYRYADWQDLAQHISRLGHLPNDLKHVTNAELDALMLLSASGSGGIINEYYQCGLCSVVMPTKATIGQHGQVEHSKPGERFCFRQLVSAVIYHCSYCIFTSTDELTTLRHMLDHYSRFLVCQFCTRSQPGGFDEYIQHCYTYHRNDWKSFREVHTFNDLKKFLMQVHYQFQNGLIITKSSLRYTRYNTDSIMRKLDNELMSKAHRPPIPRLHIRLKSTGVQEQEAQVQEPVSLVRIAKRRKTLNPGELLRQANEVQAQTPPTAVEKAAPSTSSVAATFATAGSLITILKRRNSLVVRPATRNLDQH, from the exons ATGGAGGACAGCGAGGACGACGTGGTGGAGGTGAGCTGCGATAGGACGATGGAGAAGAAGGTCCGCGCCAAGCTGTTGGAGATCCGTAAGTTTGTGCCCTTTATTCGGCGTGTGCGAAAGGACTTCCAGAAGACTTTGTCCAAAGTTCAGGGCCAGCGTCTGGATGCCCTGGTTGGCCTGCTGGAGCGCGA AAATGTATCGATGAACTCTCTTAACAAGATCGAGGGGATCATCGAAAAGCTAAAGACGCGATTCAAGCCG AGGATCGAAGTGGACACTGGCGAAATCATTGATATCAGTGACAACACAGAGTATGATTCCACCGCATCGACTTCCTCCGGATCAACCACACAGCCGCCAGACCAAGGAGAAAGGAGTTCACCTCTTTCACCATCGGCTCACACAAAACTAAGTTCCGTGGAGCCGGCTAGAAGGTTAAATGGCTCACTTAACCTGGCATCAGCGGCTACCAAGGCCAAGCCAGCGACACCAaaggaactggagctggagcgcAGGTCAAAAGCTACTTGCTCCATATACACAAAGACTTCTTCTGTAGTTGCCATGGAGATTCCAGTTTCTCCAGCCATTTCAAAGGTTTCCGGGTCTTTGAACTCCCCAAAGACTCCCAGCTCCAAGCCATCAGATGAGGTGCAGCTGACCTCACCAGAACCACGTACCTCCCGTCAAGCTGTTGCTCAGGATATGACGACACCAACCATTCCAGAACCAACATCCGCGGCGGCTAAGAAACTCCATCAGCATTCCAGCCCTTCTCCTGGCAGTCGCGGAGTTCTGGCTGCCATGCAGAAGGCTTTAATGGAAGAGAAGAAGCAGCGTGCTAGCGCGCAAAAAGCGACAACAAACGCTGCACCGCAGCCAGAGGTGAATTTCTCGCGGCGATCTTATACAACATCGCCACAGTTAACCCGCCGCTCACCAGCAAAGCCTGTGAATGCGGATAGCCCGGATTTTGCGCGCCGGAGCAGATCGCTTGTACAGCCTGCTCCTCGGCAGGAAGCCTCTCCAAGGCAATCCAAAAAAGACGTACCCGTATCGTCGTCGGTACAGGATTTACCTGCTTTGGTCAGTGCCAGCACACCAAGTCCCGCAAATACGCTTGAAGAAGCCCGCAAGAAGCTGGCAGCTTTGCGAGATGGAGCAGGAACGGCCCCATGTATGCCTATACTGTCCTCAAACATAAACGATCCACGCGGCAGAAAGGGCCAAAACCTGCCTAAAACGAACATCAATAATGACAACGACATAAGCTTAACACTGCCGCCGCCTGCGCGAACTCCCTCGCCTATTCCGCCGCCACCGAGCATGAGGCCCGGTACGTGGGCACCATTTTCAAATGCTCCCCTGGAGAGCGGCTGTGCAATCCAGCGTGCTCCGCGACGCAACTCAGTATCTCCGGGAGATTCTCGAGCCTTTGGGGATGCTTTGGCACAGGACCCTGGCCTTGAACCCAGGTCCTTCTATGGCATTGACTCCCGAGAACCACGTGACCCTCGCATCTGGAAAAACAAGTCcgcccagcaacagcagcaacagcaactgacGCCTCAGGCACAAGTTCCACCGTATGCCAGTGACCCGCGTCGTGCTACAAGCATCTACAGCGGTTACGAAGAGTCGGCCAATAGAGGGCAAtctaatagtaataataataatcataatcacAATGTTAACGCCAATGGAAATTCATGCAAGTCCAACTGGAGTGGCAATCAAAATGGAAGCGGTTCAAACCCAAGACCCTTTCCAAACAATCAATATGGGAATGAATATGCTGGTGGGTTTAATGGATCGCATAGTTTCAGGGGCGGATTCCGTGGCGGTCACAACAACCGGGGCTTTGGCAACCCAGGTTCCCGCTATGAGCGACCCAAAGACGTGCCACGTACATACGGCGAGCACCGCAAAGCCAAGGCCCGCGCTGAGGCGGAGGCCAAGGCTAAGGCTGCGGCGGAGCTACGTCAATTGGAAGCGGAAGTTATGCGGCAATTGGAAGCCGAAGAAAAGCGTAGACAGCTTGCCGCCGAAAAGAAGCAAAAGTCGGATGAGAGCGAGGCGGAGAAGTCGAAAACGCCGATGACGAATTTGCCGGAATTGGACACCTCCTACCGCAACGTTACTCTCGGTCCGTTAAGCAAAAAGCTAGACTTTCGAATACCGAAGAAAACGCTACCAGCGGCAGCGACAATAACCTCAACAAGCTCAGTCAATGGAAATGGGGATAATTTAGGCTGCTCCTCAAATTCCCCCGCAAGCAAAAGCTGTGATGCCAAACAGGACAAAGATACTTATAAGAATAAAGATAGACATTTAGATAAGACTAAGGATAAAGACAAGGTAGATAAGGGCAAAGAAAAGCCGGAGAGCACGCTGGATAAGTCTGAGAAGCATCACAAACCGCAGGATAAGAAGGCCAACGACAAGGAGAAGAACAAGTCCGACAAAAAGGAGAAGAAGAGACTGAATAGGGAGCATGAAAAGAAATCGAAAGTCGAGAGCTCCCGCGAGCTCATGGACTCGAATAGCGTGGTCAGTGAGGACAGCTCGGAAAATACGGACAATTTGGAAAATGAACCGCCCCTTAGCGAGACCAACTCGTCTCCAGTTCCAGAGCTACCTCCCGGCACTCCGGACAGTCAACAGGCCCAGCCAGTGAGTGAGGAGTTGGACATCCTGGCCAAGATCCGTAAAACATCTGGAACTGGAACAAAGTCTTCCCTTACGTCTTCAGCAAAAGCTGCACCAAAGCGACAGTTAGATGGTGGAGATGAGGACACGTTGGAAAAACCGACTAAAAAGAACTGCGGGACGTTGGTGGCAAAGCCTGCCAATGAAAAATCGGAGGATGATACTATCGAAGAAAATAAATCCACCAAGAAAGTAAGTAAAGAGTGTGACGAGACgaaagaggaggaggaggatacTGAATTGGATAAGCCTCCAAAGATCTCCAAGATAAAAATTGTCCTTGGTCCCAATGCCCATTCACTGGTGGTGCATTCTGATGATGACATCAAGAGCAGGGAACAAAAGTTCATGGACAACAAGACATTTAATGATGACCACGATGATGAGGAGGTGCCCGGGCCTTCACTTCAATTCCTACACCGGATCATGAAGCGACGCAGCTCCATGGCTCCTACATATAGTAAGCCATTGGTGGACAAGGATAAGATTTCTTCATCCAGTTTTACCTACGAGGATCTGCCGGAGCAGAAACGCGGGTCTCAGAACGCCCGAAACCTGGCCAACATGTTCAAGAAAACTGATGACAACTGCAGCTTATCCACGCACAACATTATTACCGGCAAACGTCGCACTCGCGGATGTGAGGCCTCCTTTAACGAGACCCAATTGAGTCGAAGCTGCTTTGGCCTAGGCCAGATAAACAGGACGCGGGCAAAGGTCAGCGAGGGTAAAGCTACCAGGGCAAAAACTCCGGCCCCTGCGAAAGATTCTATGCGTGCTGATGTTAATGCAGTAGCTCCAATCCCCCCTCCAAATCGTAAGCGGAAAAGGCAGACCGTTCACAAGGAATCACCGGATGTGCAAGTGGAGCCTAAAAAGGCTCGCTTGGAGGCCGAGGAGTTGAAGGAGGTCAGTGACACAGCTGATGAGCGGCCGGCAGAGAACAACGTGGAAGTCTCCCAAATGAAAGAGGATGTAAAGTCCGCAGAGCCACTGCCCGTTTCCGAGATTGAAACAACACCGAAGCCTCGCGCGAAACCGCGAAGGAAGCGTAATGAGCTGGACAAGCTCAACGAGGACATTGCGCAGATGTACTACGGCGAGGAAGTGCTACGGGCCACCGGACGCAGGGCTTGTACCCGGCGTTCCCGCACTCCCTCGCTGGCACGATCCAGTAGCCGGCATTCCCGCACGTCCTCTCTATCGCAAGGCGATAGCATCTCCACCGTATCGGATTGTAGTTCCATATTCGTGCGAAACACGGCGCGAAGGGGCAAAGCCTTCAGAACATCCGAGAGCGGCATCAATCGTGCCACGTTTAAGGCAACCAAAGATGCAAAGAAACCAATGTTGTGCCGTGTGCGGATCCAGCGATGTGCTGCATTGCTGAAGATGCTTAAGGACGAGGAAAAGGacgagcagaagaagaaggatGAGCGGAAGCAAACAAAGCCGTTGAAAAAAGCCGTTGAAAAGGGGAAAAGTAAGAAAAATACAATTGCTAACATAAATCCCGAATGGCACTCCAAATCGATGGCTGTCATCAAGTGTGTCGTCTGCTCGAAGTTGATTCGCAGAAGCCCCCTCTGTCATTATATGATGTGCCATAAGGAGCACTATGCCGCCCGATTGCCACCCGATGTGCTTATAGAGCTGCGAGATGGTCGCGGAAATCGCCCGGATTACTGGATTTCACAACGCGGCATCCACACACTGCACTTCACTTGCCCGTTCTGCCAGAAGCCACTGCTCCTCTGCCAACTGGGCCTGATCGATCACCTATCCGCCCACATGGGCGAGTCGCGATTCCACTGCTCCAGGTGTAATATGCCGCAGAACCGCCTCAGTAGGCTGCAGGCCCACACCGCAACCTGTGGGCCGGGTGCCAAGCCTGTGAGTAGCAACAACGGCCGCCTGCCGATGAGTGTTCACGTGTGCCACATCTGCCAGTTTCTGCAGTACAGCAGGGAAAATATGGACCGGCACCTTATGGTTCAGCATGGTCTAACGAAGGAGGAGATGCAGGGTATCGCACCGGAGGAGTTGCTTATCTGCGACACAACAGACGTCCCAGCTGCCGAGTCGAATGAGGACGGCAGAGTCATTGTGCGAGGAACACAGGACAACAGACCGAAGCCAAGCACATCCAAGTCAATCAAAAAGAGTAAACAGCAAAAGAAGGCCAATATGCGCTTCATAAAAATGGTCAAAAAATCCGTACGGCTAGTGAAGCGCGAAAGAGAAGAGCAGGATGAACAGAAGGAGACCCAGGAAGCACAAGTGCAAGTGCAGGAGGACGAAGGGCCAGCGGTCAAAATGGAGGATGATCTGGAAGTGCCGGAGCTACCTCCGCCTCCGCCAGAAAGGGAGCCCGTGCTAGTGGTCAATGAGTGTCTAATGAACTCTGAAATGGACACGGACTTGGAAGAAGTTCTGGAACAGTCCGTTCAAAATACGACCCTAATGGTGGACGAAAAGCCAGTGGTGCTGCTCGGTGGGTGCACAGAACTGGCGGAGCCTACTGTCCCAAATCCCGAGCCTGCCGATGATCCATCTGCACAGGAAGAAGATGGCGATTCTGCTGATGAacatgtggatgtggaaacAGTAGTGGCTTTCCctcagccacagccacagccacagcctGCGCTGACGGCGACGTCCATCGTGACGTCCATGGCGACGGAAGTCAGTCTAGCCGAATTGGCTGGGGATGTGCTTGATGGGATTGGCAGTGACGGATCCGACGTTGAGAATGACGATGATTCAGAGCAAGAGGATACCAATAACGAAAACGTCGACGAGGCCAATAATAGAAGTAGTGATGACGATGGTGCGCTTACCGACGAGTGGGTGGATCTGGAAACTGCCAAGAGCAACTCCAAGGCCTCCAAGAGCATTTTCCACGTGTTCAATCGCTTCTGCTCGCGCCTGAACAAAGGACCCCGATCAAGCAAAGCTGTGCCCTCGAATGGTAGTCAATGCAGCGATGGCAGCAACGACGACGTCCCTGATCCCAGCGAGCTTATGCCCACAATGCAACCATTGGAGCCGGAACCGGAGCCGGAGCCAGAGCCGGAGGATTTATCCACATCTACGGGTGCTAAGTCGCTAACCAAGCGGGTGGAGAATGTGGCCTTTCGAAAGTCCTCATCAGATGAGGACCAACATCGACTGGCATCCTATTACTGCGTGCAGCCGGGCTGCCCTTTCCTCTTCTCCGATGAGCTGGAAGGCCTCGAGAATCACTTTGCATTGGAGCACCCTCTGGTTCGATGGAGCGGCAAATGTGGCATGTGCCATCAAAAACTGAATGCAACGGAAACGAATCTTGGAATTTCCGAGGAGTTGCGTCACATGAGGGACGTGCACATGCAAGACAGATCCAACCTACCTCCGCAGCCATCTACGGAAGAAATTCCAGCCGTTGTAGAATTACAGCCTGAATCTCAACCTGAATCAACACCTGATCCCGTCCCCGTGCTTTGCAAGCTACGCGTTCGACGCTTCACTGGCGACCGCCTTGTTGCGGATTCACAAGCGGAGAAGACCCAACCGGAAGAAATAGTTTCACCGGATGCTGATAATCAGCAAAATGGGATGCTAAGGGATTTGCTGGCGGCGGAACCACGGCCACCCAATCAGCAGTCGGACTTCCACGCCTCCGGTTTGGGCGAGTTCCTTTCCGCCAAGCCCGATTCTACTGAGCCGTCAGCAGAGCCAGCCGAGCAGCAGCTCGTAATAGTTGGCTATCCGAGTGGCTTGGGCTTGAAAATCAGCCAGGTTTTCAGCAGAACTCAAATTTCGGAAGACGCAGTGCTTTCGCCAGTCGTTAACGATCCTCTGCCCGTGGAGGCATCTGCTCCTGCCGCCGTTGAAGAGAATCGTAATCGCTTTAGATGCATGGCCAACAACTGCAATTTCACCGCTCACAAGGTCATGTTCGTCCGGGAGCACATGAAGTTCcacagcttcagtttcagcaGCGGTCACCTGAATTGCGCGTACTGCTCCCATGTGGCAGTCGATGTGGATGATTACTTGCGCCACGGAGTGATCATTCACGACCTGGCACCTCGCTCCGATCTGGAGAGTTCCACTGGACCACCATCTGTTAGCCAGAAAATCCGGGATATGCTCAACCTGCGAGATAGTGCGAGCAGCGGGGGTGTTTCAACTGCAACCACCACCGTCGCTGCCCAATCGGCCATCAACGGCAATGAGCCTGCGGCGGCGGGATCAACCGCCGGCCCCACCTATCTTGGCTCCCTGTCTGATGTGATCTTGGGTCTGTTAAAACCCACGGGATACAGTG ACGATAAACTATTCGCCTGTCCCCTAAAAGGCTGCATCGTGAGGCTGGCGGGTGAGCAGTTTGTGAACCATCTGCGCTACCACATCCGTAGCACCCATATGGTCAGCGGGTTGGTGAGATGCAAGTTCTGCCCCCGGGCGATGCAACCGCCGGCACTCCGTACGCATCTGCAACAGTACCACGCCCGCCACAGCATCTTCTGCGGCATTTGTTTGGCCACATCGGTCAACAAGCTCATCATGTTGTATCACATGCGCACGGTGCACTGCAGGGCCTACAACAGGACTAATCGGCCGATAGAGTTCGTGCCGCTGCCTGTGAAGCCCGACGCTGCCAAGAAAAGTGTAGAAACGCAATGTTCTGTTGCCGTCTTGGAGCAGCCCTTTGGCAACCTTCAGATGCAGAATTTTCAGCGCAAGCTGTTCGAGGAAATGGACCGCCGATGCTCGGGCACAAAGACGGAATTCCGGAGCTCCGAGGTGCATCTCCTGCCATCGCAGCCGATGTTCCAGCAACCGCTGCGCTGTGCGGAATgccccttctccagctcggtAAGGACCAACATGCAGGTGCACCTCTACGAGCACAAAGGAGAGAACATTCGGGAGGCCTACAAAAGGGAGGAAGTGCTAGCAGTTCGAGAAGCAACTGTTCAGGCGGGTGCAGTGGTGGCACCGCAGAGGCCAGTCATCGATTTGGAAAAACCATCTACTTCTGGGCAAAGTTGTGACACAGCACCACCGCCGCAGCCCGAACCAGTAGTTCCTGGAACCCACAAGCCCGTCAAGCCGCCGTTTAACTTTGTGCCCTCGGATCTACGCTACCGCTGTGGCTTCTTCCTGTGTGGCTTGCTGTGTTCCTCGGAAACGGCGATGCGCAAACACATGATGGCTAACCACAAATATTCAGAGGGTGTAAGCTGCCCGCACTGCAAGAAGTCCCAAGGTCACGTTTGCGTAGAAAAGTACACGGATCATCTTTCAATGCATAAGCGGTACATCTTTCAATGCGGTAGTTGCTCACGCCATAATAGCAGACGTGCCATCGAACGGCACATCCAGGAGCGTCACCTTAACAAAAATGTGGACTTGATCGTACATCGCCACAGTGACACCAACGAAACGACCGACGCCCGCTGGCTGAAGGCGC CTAAACTGGCGCGCGAAGCGACAATGGAGTACACGTGTAACCTGTGCCTCCAGTGCTTTCCTACGACCGTGCAGATCATGGCCCATGCGGCGTCCGTTCACGAGCGGAACTACCAGTACCACTGCCCGTACTGTGCCTTTGGTGGAAACTTCGCCACCGTGCTCATTGAACACATTCTTCGCGAACACCCGGAAAGGGACGTGCAGCCTGTGCAAATCTACCAGCGCATCGTGTGTAAGAGCAAGCAGACACTGGGCTTCTACTGTACCATATGTCACAAGGCGGCCACTAGCTACCAAAAGATGGCTGCGCACTGCGAAGAGAAGCACATGTCGCGCAGCCAGGTGCAATGTCCCCACTGCGTCTTCGGGCATTCGCTGGAGCGCCAGGTAGCCTTACACATACACGAGACGCACCCCAATGAAAACGGACTGGCAGTGGTCCAGTTCGAACGTGTGCTTAACGAAATCCCAGACAGCATAAGTTGGGAGATGGGTCGCCCCATCGAAATAGACCTTGAGAAGGAGAAGGAACAGAACAATGAGCAGGGCGTGTTCCTGCCACTAAACCAGAGCCGGGACTCGGGAGTAAGGCAATTGCAGGAGCCACAGATTGTAACGGAAGTGGTGGACCTGCTGGATTCAGACGACGAGACGGACGAGCCCAGCGAAAATGATGAACCG AAAATCATGGAGTTCGCCTGTACGCACTGCGGCGGAACAAACACAAACTTGCCGGACCTACGCACCCAGCACTGGGCTCGCGATCATCCGGACCAACCCTTCTATTTCCGCGTGCAGCCactgctgctctgctgcgAGTGCAAGAGCTTTAAGGGCAACGCAAAGGCACTGCGCGAGCACCTGCTTAGGGAGCACGGCATCCTGAAAATAGTGGCTGCGGACATTCGTCAACCGTCGGAGTGCGCGTACTGCGACTACCGCTATGCCGACTGGCAGGATCTTGCGCAGCACATCAGTCGATTGGGTCATCTGCCCAATGATCTGAAGCACGTAACAAATGCTGAACTTGATGCCCTAATGCTGCTCAGTGCCAGTGGAAGTGGTGGGATCATAAACGAATACTACCAGTGCGGATTGTGCAGTGTGGTGATGCCGACGAAGGCGACTATTGGCCAGCACGGTCAAGTGGAGCACAGCAAGCCAGGCGAGCGTTTTTGCTTTCGGCAGCTGGTGTCGGCGGTGATCTATCACTGTTCCTACTGCATTTTCACTTCGACCGATGAACTGACCACGCTGCGCCATATGTTGGACCACTACAGCCGCTTCCTGGTTTGTCAGTTCTGCACTCGCTCCCAGCCAGGTGGCTTCGATGAGTACATCCAGCACTGCTACACTTACCACCGGAACGATTGGAAAAGCTTCCGGGAAGTGCATACGTTTAACGATCTGAAGAAGTTCCTTATGCAAGTGCATTACCAATTCCAGAACGGATTGATTATCACAAAAAGCAGCCTGCGCTATACACGTTATAATACAGACAGTATAATGCGTAAGCTAGACAATGAGCTAATGTCTAAGGCCCACAGGCCACCAATTCCGCGTCTACATATCAGACTCAAATCGACTGGAGTCCAGGAGCAGGAAGCTCAAGTGCAGGAACCTGTCTCGTTGGTGCGGATCGCAAAGCGGCGCAAAACGCTCAATCCTGGCGAACTACTCCGTCAGGCAAATGAGGTTCAGGCACAGACGCCGCCCACAGCTGTCGAAAAAGCCGCTCCTTCCACTTCGTCGGTGGCGGCTACTTTTGCTACGGCAGGGTCTCTCATCACCATTCTGAAGCGCCGCAACAGTCTCGTGGTTCGCCCTGCAACCAGAAACTTGGATCAACACTAA